Proteins encoded within one genomic window of Macrotis lagotis isolate mMagLag1 chromosome 3, bilby.v1.9.chrom.fasta, whole genome shotgun sequence:
- the LOC141516783 gene encoding olfactory receptor 9G19-like produces the protein MERRNHTVTEFILVGFTQDPVMQLVLLLLFLVVYSVTVVGNITLIILICTDSRLHTPMYFFIGNLSFLDLWYSSVYTPNNIVNCVSEDKSISFAGCLAQFFFSAGLGYSECYLLTAMAYDRYMAISNPLLYAQAMSSRVCVGLVTASYLGGFINSTIITSETFTLTFCGDNVIDDFFCDLPPLVKLACDVKANYHIVLYFLLASNVLMPIVFILTSYLFIIAAILRIRSTQGQLKAFSTCSSHLISVTLYYGSILYIYYRPSSSYSLEQDKIVSLFYTVVFPMLNPMIYSLRNKDVKEALRKLFKMTIS, from the coding sequence ATGGAGAGGCGTAATCATACTGTGACTGAATTCATCTTGGTGGGTTTCACCCAGGATCCAGTGATGCAGCTGGtgctccttctccttttcctggtGGTGTACTCTGTGACAGTGGTGGGGAACATCACtctgataatattaatttgtacaGACTCCCGACTGCACACTCCCATGTACTTTTTTATTGGGAAcctatcttttctggatctttgGTACTCATCTGTTTACACTCCTAACAACATAGTGAACTGTGTCTCTGAGGACAAGAGCATCTCCTTTGCTGGTTGTTTGGCTCAATTCTTCTTCTCAGCTGGGTTAGGATATAGCGAATGCTACCTACTGACTGCCATGGCATATGATCGCTACATGGCCATCTCTAACCCATTGCTCTATGCTCAAGCGATGTCTTCTAGGGTATGTGTGGGTCTCGTAACAGCTTCATATCTCGGAGGCTTTATAAATTCTACTATCATAACAAGTGAAACATTCACCCTGACTTTCTGTGGGGATAATGTCATTGATGACTTCTTCTGTGACCTACCACCCCTAGTGAAGCTGGCATGTGATGTGAAGGCAAATTATCACATTGTGCTCTATTTCCTTCTGGCTTCTAATGTCCTCATGCCCATTGTTTTTATTCTGACCTCATACCTCTTCATCATTGCTGCCATCTTAAGGATTCGTTCTACTCAGGGTCAACTCAAAGCCTTCTCTACTTGCTCTTCCCACTTGATCTCTGTAACATTGTACTATGGCTCCATTCTGTATATTTATTATCGTCCCAGCTCTAGCTACTCCTTGGAGCAGGATAAGATTGTCTCTTTATTTTATACTGTGGTATTCCCCATGCTGAACCCCATGATTTACAGTCTGAGGAACAAAGATGTGAAAGAAGCACTAAGAAAACTCTTCAAGATGACAATTTCCTGA